Proteins encoded within one genomic window of Pseudomonas cannabina:
- a CDS encoding ATP-binding cassette domain-containing protein: MSFSFSIPINGPKDTLKLTVNAGQMLFVLGANGTGKSSLLQLFASVGGDQTRRITAHRQTWFRSGSPTFTGKQRADYGQHVLNHDRQVDARWKDEYSEQRAQMAIYDLVNSENVRAREITRAVDAKKVDDIERLSAKRV; the protein is encoded by the coding sequence ATGTCATTCTCGTTCTCAATCCCTATTAACGGGCCGAAAGATACTCTAAAGCTGACGGTAAACGCTGGGCAGATGCTATTTGTCCTTGGTGCGAATGGCACTGGAAAATCGAGCCTTCTACAGTTGTTTGCTTCGGTTGGTGGCGACCAGACGCGGCGCATCACCGCTCACCGCCAGACTTGGTTTCGATCAGGATCACCCACGTTCACCGGCAAACAGCGCGCAGATTATGGGCAGCATGTACTCAATCATGATCGGCAGGTAGACGCGCGTTGGAAGGATGAATACTCCGAGCAGCGCGCTCAGATGGCGATCTACGACTTAGTCAACTCTGAGAACGTGCGAGCCCGCGAAATCACGCGGGCCGTGGACGCAAAAAAAGTAGACGACATCGAAAGGCTTTCCGCTAAGAGGGTGTAG